One genomic window of Candidatus Palauibacter australiensis includes the following:
- a CDS encoding biotin-dependent carboxyltransferase family protein: MSPHGVVDRPGPFCTIQDLGRRTGRRAGLAPGGAMDQRAYLWANRLLGNDPTAAALEITLGGFALRFAVETAVALTGADCAATLDGVETGAWRTLRARPGQVLRLGYSATGMRAFVAFPGGLDVPTAFGSASAVVRDGWPGMLGRPLRPGEPLRWAEPERACPVRRVPHELVPPETASLTLPLIAGYEWAEFSNADRERVFDAEWTVDPASDRTAGRLAGPTLSSGPRVLDSTPLVDGTVQVTGDGLPLVFMRDRPTIGGYAKLGSVDPIALDAFAQARPGTPIRFARADANATRRALARRERFFGIRNVP; encoded by the coding sequence ATGAGCCCGCACGGCGTCGTGGACCGCCCCGGCCCGTTCTGCACGATCCAGGATCTGGGCCGGCGGACCGGCCGCCGCGCCGGGCTGGCTCCCGGGGGCGCGATGGACCAGCGCGCGTACCTGTGGGCCAACCGGCTGCTCGGCAACGATCCGACGGCGGCCGCGCTCGAGATCACCCTGGGCGGCTTTGCCCTGCGCTTCGCCGTCGAGACGGCCGTTGCGCTGACGGGCGCCGACTGCGCCGCCACGCTCGACGGCGTCGAAACGGGCGCTTGGCGCACCCTCCGGGCACGGCCGGGCCAAGTGCTCCGGCTCGGCTACAGCGCGACCGGCATGCGCGCCTTCGTCGCGTTCCCCGGCGGACTCGATGTTCCCACTGCGTTCGGCTCCGCGTCCGCCGTCGTGCGCGACGGATGGCCCGGGATGCTCGGCCGGCCTCTGCGCCCGGGTGAACCCCTCCGCTGGGCCGAACCCGAACGCGCGTGTCCGGTGCGACGTGTGCCCCACGAACTCGTCCCGCCGGAGACGGCGTCGCTGACGTTGCCGCTGATCGCCGGCTACGAGTGGGCCGAGTTCTCGAACGCGGACCGGGAGCGGGTGTTCGACGCGGAATGGACCGTCGACCCGGCGAGCGACCGAACCGCGGGCCGACTGGCCGGCCCCACCCTGAGTTCGGGTCCGCGCGTCCTCGACTCCACGCCGCTCGTGGACGGGACCGTTCAGGTCACGGGCGACGGCCTGCCGCTCGTCTTCATGCGGGACCGGCCCACGATCGGTGGCTACGCGAAGCTCGGCTCCGTCGACCCGATCGCGCTCGACGCGTTCGCGCAGGCCCGGCCCGGCACGCCCATCCGCTTCGCCCGCGCCGACGCCAATGCGACCCGCCGCGCCCTCGCCCGTCGGGAGCGGTTCTTCGGCATCCGCAACGTGCCGTAG
- a CDS encoding allophanate hydrolase subunit 1, whose translation MITFPGPVSALVTLPVAPDRDGIARVLRLERLARDALPDLRATIPAFNRLLVEGSPHTWNAPDVESRLAAAADECLAQAPRIDAGDPVSLPVCYDPELSPDLEAVAANAGVGVAEVARLHSGTTYAVLATGFAPGFAYMGDVDARIAMPRLATPRPRVEAGAVGIADRRTGIYPAAGPGGWRLIGRVPSALFADAAERIARFRPGGSVQFRPIDRDEYEAAGG comes from the coding sequence GTGATCACTTTCCCGGGGCCGGTGAGCGCCCTGGTCACGCTTCCGGTCGCGCCCGACCGCGACGGCATTGCCCGCGTCCTCCGTCTCGAACGCCTCGCGCGCGACGCCTTGCCGGATCTCCGCGCGACGATTCCGGCCTTCAACCGGCTCCTCGTCGAGGGCTCGCCGCACACTTGGAACGCGCCGGATGTCGAGTCCAGGCTGGCAGCGGCCGCTGACGAATGCCTCGCGCAGGCGCCCCGGATCGACGCGGGAGACCCTGTGTCGCTGCCGGTGTGCTACGATCCCGAACTCTCCCCCGACCTCGAGGCTGTGGCGGCGAACGCGGGCGTGGGCGTGGCGGAGGTGGCGCGGCTCCACAGCGGAACGACGTATGCGGTACTCGCGACCGGGTTCGCGCCGGGGTTCGCATATATGGGTGACGTGGACGCGCGGATCGCTATGCCGCGCCTCGCGACGCCCCGCCCGCGGGTCGAGGCGGGAGCCGTCGGGATCGCGGACCGGCGCACCGGCATCTATCCGGCGGCGGGGCCGGGCGGCTGGCGCCTGATCGGCCGCGTGCCCTCGGCGCTGTTCGCCGATGCCGCCGAGCGGATCGCGCGCTTCCGACCGGGCGGCTCGGTCCAGTTCCGCCCGATCGACCGTGACGAGTACGAGGCCGCCGGCGGATGA